The region AGGCCGAACAACGCGCCGCCGTGGCCGAGGCACTGGCGGAAGAGAGGGGGAAGCACATCGAGGACTTGCGCCGGATGCTGCCTGCCCCGCAAGAGGCACAACGCCCCGGCTGGCGCTGGCCGTGGAAAAGGTGACGGAACAGAATGGCAGAAGAAACCCCACCGCCGCGCGTTGCGCCAACCGTCAAGAGTGCTCCGCGCATCCGTCAGGTGTATTGGTGCAAGCTACCCGACGACGCCCAGTTGCCCGAGTTCTGGAAAACACGGCCCGTGCTCATCATGTCGCTGAAAACGACCCTTCACGGCAAAGTCACAGTGCTGCCTTTCTCTACCAAGTCGCAGCCTGACAACCCACATGCTTACCCTATGCAGTCCCCGCTACAGGCGAAACAAGCGTGGGTGATCTGTGACCACCTGATGACGGTGGCCGTAAGCCGCCTAAGTCCACCTGGGCGAGTGATCCCGCGCATTTCCGAAGCCGATTTCGAGCACATTAAAGAGCGCGCGCTCAAGAATCTCCCATACTGAAAATCTTGACTCTGTGGCCACAGGATGCTACCTAAGGAGCCAGATACGGCGCGGGCAACCGTGACCGCTTCCCTTAGGTGGGAAATAGATGCGAAGGGGTGGCTAGTCCGCCCCTTTCGTTTTTTAGACCTTCTTCATGAAATATCTACCGTGTGAGTTCCGTCAGCAACTAGGTGCGCCGATAGCAAGGGCATCGAGCGTGAAGACCTCAAATATCGGAACGCTCGATGCCCTTGCGGGTTCAGTAAAGCAGCCGTTCATGCAGAGCGCGGCGAAATCTGACTCGAGCCCTTACTTCGGGATTTCTGCGATGCAGCCAACGGCGGCTCTTGGGTTTGACACTTGAAGCGATGGCATCTAGAAAAGTAATTCAGGGGTCCGCAAGAACCCCGTGAGGCGCCAGCCCAATCTTGCATCCTTCCAGTTCTCGCTCTTTGCATGGAGGATGCTTTATGGCGTCGTACAATGAAATCCCCGTATCTGCTCTGGCCCGTCTGATTGGGACTCCCTATTGTCCAACCCTTCTCGATGTGCGCATCGATGAAGATTTCGACGATGATCCAAGACTCATTCCCGGAGCTTACCGCCACCCGTTCAATTCTGTCGTTGATCTGGCCGAAACGCTCAAAGACCGGTCAGTGGTGGTCTATTGTCAAAAGGGCCTCAAGATTAGTCAGGGAGCTGCGGCCTTGCTGCGCGCTTCAGGAGTTAATGCAGAAGTCCTTGAAGGCGGGCAATTCGCATGGAGAGACGCGAAGCTCCCGTTGGTGATAACGGACAAACTGCCGCCGCTTGACGCGTTGGGTCGCACAGTGTGGGTGACGCGCCATCGTCCAAAAATCGACCGGATTGCCTGTCCTTGGCTCATTCGTCGTTTTATCGACCCAAAGGCACAAATCCTGTTTGTTGCCGCCTCACAGGTGGGCAACGTGGCTGAGCGCTTCAATGCGACCCCATTCGACATCGAGGATGTGTTTTGGAGCCATCGCGGCGAAACCTGCACGTTCGATACCATGATCGAGGAGTTCGGCATCGGCCATGAGGCGCTTGAGAGATTGGCCGTGATCGTGCGCGGGGCCGACACCAACAGACATGATCTGGCACCGGAGGCTGCTGGCCTTCTGGCAGCATCTTTGGGTCT is a window of Celeribacter indicus DNA encoding:
- a CDS encoding type II toxin-antitoxin system PemK/MazF family toxin, whose translation is MAEETPPPRVAPTVKSAPRIRQVYWCKLPDDAQLPEFWKTRPVLIMSLKTTLHGKVTVLPFSTKSQPDNPHAYPMQSPLQAKQAWVICDHLMTVAVSRLSPPGRVIPRISEADFEHIKERALKNLPY
- a CDS encoding chromate resistance protein ChrB domain-containing protein; amino-acid sequence: MASYNEIPVSALARLIGTPYCPTLLDVRIDEDFDDDPRLIPGAYRHPFNSVVDLAETLKDRSVVVYCQKGLKISQGAAALLRASGVNAEVLEGGQFAWRDAKLPLVITDKLPPLDALGRTVWVTRHRPKIDRIACPWLIRRFIDPKAQILFVAASQVGNVAERFNATPFDIEDVFWSHRGETCTFDTMIEEFGIGHEALERLAVIVRGADTNRHDLAPEAAGLLAASLGLSRMFRDDLEQLDAGMLLYDAFYRWARDATSEGHDWPAASTKA